The following coding sequences lie in one Populus trichocarpa isolate Nisqually-1 chromosome 14, P.trichocarpa_v4.1, whole genome shotgun sequence genomic window:
- the LOC18109666 gene encoding cytochrome P450 81Q32: MATLFLYFPVFLALYIISTHFLNRIRNFPPSPLPSLPIIGHLYLLKKPLYRTLSKISDKHGPVILLQLGSRRLLVVSSPSIAEECFTKNDVVFANRPRLLIAKHLAYNSTSLVWAPYGDHWRNLRRIVSIEVLSAYRLQMLSAIRLEEVKSMVCVLFRNQNQFVDMRTVFFELTLNIVMRMIAGKRYYGENVSDVEEAKRFRALHAESFLLGGKTIIGDYIPWIKSKKMEKRLIECNLKRDSFLQCLIEEQRRKILEGDCCGEKKKNLIQVLLSLQETEPEYYTDDIIKGLVVVILFAGTHTSSTTMEWALSLLLNHPEVLEKAKREIDEQIGHDRLMDEADLAQLPYLRSVLNETLRMYPAAPLLVPHESSEECLVGGFRIPRGTMLSVNVWAIQNDPKIWRDPTKFRPERFDNPEVARDGFKLMPFGYGRRSCPGESMALRVMGLALGSLLQCFEWQKIGDKMVDMTEASGFTIPKAKPLKVICRPRPDMLRHLS; this comes from the exons ATGGCAACCTTGTTTCTCTACTTTCCGGTGTTTTTAGCCTTGTATATCATATCTACTCACTTCCTCAACAGGATAAGAAACTTCCCACCTAGTCCACTCCCTTCACTACCAATCATTGGCCATCTCTACCTACTGAAGAAGCCACTTTACAGGACACTATCAAAAATCTCCGATAAACATGGCCCCGTAATCTTGCTCCAACTCGGGTCTCGTCGACTACTTGTTGTCTCATCCCCTTCGATAGCTGAAGAATGCTTTACCAAAAATGATGTTGTCTTTGCAAACCGCCCACGTTTGCTCATTGCAAAACACCTCGCCTACAACAGCACAAGCCTTGTTTGGGCTCCCTATGGCGACCACTGGCGAAACCTCAGGAGGATCGTCTCTATTGAAGTCTTGTCTGCATACCGCCTCCAAATGCTTTCTGCCATACGTCTGGAGGAGGTGAAGTCAATGGTTTGTGTTCTCTTCCGTAATCAGAACCAGTTCGTAGATATGAGGACAGTTTTCTTCGAACTGACACTGAACATCGTGATGCGGATGATAGCTGGAAAGAGATATTATGGAGAGAATGTTTCTGATGTGGAAGAAGCCAAAAGGTTTCGTGCACTTCATGCTGAAAGCTTCTTGCTAGGTGGCAAAACCATTATAGGAGACTATATACCGtggattaaatcaaaaaagatggagaagagATTGATAGAATGCAATCTAAAGAGGGATAGCTTCTTGCAGTGTTTGATAGAAGAGCAACGGAGAAAAATACTGGAGGGTGATTGCTGtggtgaaaagaaaaagaatttgattCAGGTTCTGCTGTCCCTGCAAGAAACTGAACCTGAGTATTACACGGACGATATCATCAAAGGGCTTGTGGTG GTGATCTTATTTGCAGGAACACACACTTCATCTACTACAATGGAATGGGCACTTTCACTTTTGCTTAACCATCCCGAAGTCCTCGAGAAGGCTAAAAGAGAAATCGACGAGCAGATTGGGCATGATCGTTTGATGGATGAAGCTGATCTTGCCCAACTTCCCTACCTCCGCAGCGTCCTCAACGAAACGTTACGGATGTACCCGGCAGCTCCGTTGCTAGTACCTCATGAGTCATCAGAAGAATGCCTGGTTGGAGGATTCCGCATTCCACGTGGCACGATGCTGTCTGTAAATGTGTGGGCCATTCAAAATGACCCTAAAATCTGGCGGGACCCAACAAAATTCAGACCTGAGAGGTTTGACAATCCAGAGGTGGCTAGAGATGGGTTTAAGTTGATGCCTTTTGGGTATGGAAGGAGGAGCTGTCCTGGAGAAAGCATGGCCCTGAGAGTGATGGGATTAGCATTGGGCTCGCTCCTTCAATGTTTCGAGTGGCAGAAAATTGGTGATAAAATGGTGGACATGACTGAGGCGTCCGGGTTCACCATTCCGAAGGCAAAACCACTGAAAGTTATATGTAGGCCACGCCCAGACATGCTAAGGCATCTTTCTTAA